The DNA region CCAGTTCCTAAGTCCCCAACCCCCAGTGTCAAGTCACCAACTCCATCCAGATTCATGAAATCTCCAACCCCACCCAGGAAGTAGATGGTGGCAACCTGGCCTTAAAGTTCCTCACCCCTGGCCTGAAATGTCCAGGCATCAAGTCTCTGACGTTTTTGAGAATATCCCCAAATCCATTCCCCCAAGTTGCCGACACATATCCTGACACCAAAATTCCTTGACTCCCAGTGCCAAGTCACCCATTAAGAGTCATGAATTCTAACCCTCACCCTTGGCCTAAAATCTCTCACGGCAATCTACAACACTCAGACTCCCTTGGGGATGTTCCCAACTCTAACCCTGGCCTTGAAGTCCCTCACCGCTGGCCTGAAATCTCCAGGCGTCAAGTCTCTGACCTTTTGAAGAATGTCCCCAACTCCAGCCCCCAAGTTCCCAAAACATACCCTGACACCAAAGGTCTCTGACCCTCAGCTTCAAGTCAACCATCTGGATTAAGAAATCCTGCCCAGGAAGTAGGTGGTGGCCCACTGTAGTCCCAAATTTGCCCCACCCCAGCCTTGAAATCTCCCACCCGACCCCCAAATGTCAAGACTTCAAGTCTTCTATCGGTTTGGGAAAGTCCCTGACGCCGACCCCTAGCATGAAGTCTCCTGCTCCAATAAgtgtcacaaagtctccaaccTCATTATAGAAGTAGCTGGTGGCAAAGGATTTTAGTATGAGCGTGAAAGTGGTCGTCACgaaacataaagaaaaaaaaatgtagcttttATGATGATAGAACATTTGCTTGATGAGATGTTGAAAAGTTGCACTTTCTGCTACGTTACATGCTAGCAGAATACCCGGAGGGAGCGTTAGTGTGGCAGTTAGCACTTCTTGTTTTGGAATGTAATGTCACGAGCATTTTCATTTGGAAGATCATTTTAAGTGATCAGGATTAAAGGGGAGATTCACTATCGAGTACACAAATTGTTGCGCTTCTGGAGTTTCTGCCTGcccattaaaatttaaaatgaaacagcCAAGTTAAATTTTGTGTccacaaatttgcattttgtgttCACTTCATAGCTACCGTATGTTGTGGTCacaatttattaaaatgttCTCGTCATGTCTTGAGCTCTGTAGTTTCCTgctctttttctatttttcctATTTTTGGAGGGACTTGTGAAGAGAAATGTTCCCACTCAATAAACCGTGGCACTGACGTGTGGACCCGGTCTTGGTTTTTCTAGTGCCATCTCTGAGGCCCGTTGTCTGAACAAACCTTTTGCTGCCACAGTTTTGTATTCTGTGGCCACAAAGTAGTATTTAGGTTTTAGTATTTTTATGGACACATTATACCAATTTTTTGGCCacaatttagctttttttctttgcagacTTACTGTATTTGGTCaatacggagcccctaaagtgACATTGCgaaaagaaaaaactaaatggtttctcattgtaatgagtaacttaatGTAATgagtcattacaatgagtaacttattcatgcgtaagttactcattgtaactcatgagtaagttactcattagaATGAGAGTGTCAAAAAATGGCTACCTATGGGtcatagcttatttacctgctagcggtagcttcctccattcaggtagtcgtagcttatttacctgctgtCGGTAGCTTCCTCAATAAGGAGTAAGGGTCTTTTTTACATTCAcgcatgcaatggactagttactcattacaatgagaaacttactcattacaatgagaaatttacttgttacaatgagaaaccagttagttattttttttttttcaatgtccctttaggggctccataGGTGAAGACCTACTAGAttgcaatgttttgtttcatcGATGCAATGTAGTAGGTCCTGGccacaaatttgcattttgtcttCACGTTATGCCTATTTTGGCCATGAAATACTAAATTATGGTCAAAATTTAGTATTTTGTggcaaaaatatattattttgtgGTGACACATAAGCATATTCCTATTAGCAGTTTTAAAAGCAATTCATAAATTAATTACCACCTTCTCGAAGCATCTATTTcaccatcagaaaaataaacaacatggTAGTATTTTGGGTCAGCTTCTCACCTCCCTTATTAATGCTTCTATTAAAAGTATTTCCTGACAaatcaaaaaaaatgctttttgttaAATCTATTTCAAAATCCGTGAATCTTGACGTGATGAGTAACTACAGACCAATTAGTCTTCTAGTTATGTCGAAAGTGCTATGGAAGATAGTCTCTGATCAACTTATACACTATTTGTGTCATGACTAATAAACACTAAgtctctttgtttgtttttattttttataactgCAACCAGAATTTCAAAAGCAAGTGCCTGAGGCCCGACTCTTTTCAACTTTTACATTAATGACTTGTCGAACATCTGACCGGATATCAGTCTTGAGGTGTATGCTGATGATAGTTACCAACGCATCCAGTAAAACCTCGAGAGTTGTTTTGATGAAAGCACTAAAAACTTGCTAGACACCTCTTGCTTGACactaaatacaaagaaaacatcTGGTTGTCCATCAAAAAATTACCTGATACTGAATCACCGAATCCTGAAACCAAAGTTGCACGAAACCGATCTGGTGTAAACCTACACCGATCCACTTAAGCAGCATCAAACGGAAACTGTGGTTTCATTTTGCGAAACCTCAAGTTTTCTTGGCAGCCTCCTCTCTGAAAGTGGGTGACATTCTGGAATTCTCTACCTGAAAATCTGAAATGTATAATTAACTTGACGATTTTTAATATCATAGGCAGCactgagggatgccgtcaaggtGAAGGAGTTCTATCGGGCCTTTTTGGTCTGAGGTAGATGATGGGTACCAGCCGGCCAAGTGAAATGAAGCCTGGTTCtcgctgaggcaaaaatggGAGGAATTCAGCGAGGCCATCATCGCAAGATCGCATACGAGcgcccaaaatgagtttccagggtgtccgggttctcccttagagataggatgagaaactcggtcatccgggaggggctcagagtggtTCGGGCAGCTGTTGGGATGCCTCTTCgacgcctccctgatgaggtgttccggaAACGTCCAAGCAGGAGGAGGCCCCGAAGTCGACCCGGGACACACTGAAGGGAGTTCATCtcccggctggcctgggaaccccTCTTGGATCCCCCAGGAAGAACTGGATGAAGAGAGTGGTCCGgacttccctgctaaagcttgTTCCCCAGCAATccgacctcagataagtggaagaaaatgaatggatggcctCAGTTTAGTATTTTAAGCGCACGTGTACTCTGCGGCcataattttgcatatttttgtttttctttttcatggtGACAAATTAGCAGAATACCTAATTTGTGGCCACAATCTAGTATTCAGGGGTCCTAAATAATCATATTCATGTGGATGTTATACATATTTTGTGGCCACAGTCTTGTACTTTTTAGTCTCCATCTTGTATTTCATAGCCATATGTTCGTATTCTATGCACACATGGCTATCTCAAGGCAGTATTCGGTAGCATTTAGtgtccctgcaaaaaaaaaattctatagaacatttataaagaatttctaaagaactatacaactttaggacccaactcctatagaatttctatagaaattctattgttctgtagaaattctatagaaaatcacagccaaagttctatagaagaAGTTggtctgtacaaattctatagattttttttttaagccacaaatttgcattttgtcgCACATTATATGGAGTTGATGATCGCATTATAGCATTTTATGGACATAAATTAGCATTGGCGCGAACTACTGTGGCTACAATTTTAAAGAATGTCACCATGTCATGTCTGGATCTGTGTATTGTCGACTCGGAGGCCCGCCAGCTGAACAAACCTGCTCCAGGTAGAGCCCTAGGCGAGGCTTGTGaaggtgtgtgtgggtgtgtgtgtgtgtgtgtgtgtgtgtgtgtgtagcaggTACAACAGGTTGTGATCCACAACCTCGAAAGACGTCATGTAGGACTTGACATCAGCACTCTGCTAGCCCTCCCACCCAAGGTGACTGCAGTCGGCCCTAAACATGATGTAGGTTCATGCAACTGGCTGCGCGTGTGGCCCGGGGAAAGACTCGCCTCGCGTTGTTTACCCGCACTAGACCGACCGGttctggtgtctttgctcaACGCGTTAGCTGCTGGTTTAGCTTAACGCTGAAGGAAAAAAGAACTCATGGGACAAAGAGAAGAAGACGATAAATGAAGGCGAAACCAGCAGGAATCCCGTCATCGAGAGACCCATTCGTGTGGATGAGGAACTTTTCTCCATCTTCAACAACAAATCGGGGGATGATCAAGTGGACTTGAATACTTCAGGTGTTGAACTGGAAGTATCGATATCTGGACTTTGGAGGAGTGGACTTGTCCTTGATTAAGAAACCTTTGGAGAGTGGACTTTGTAAAGTTAACTAGTAGAACTGCAGACTTTTTCTTGCAACCTACCAAACATGACTATTCTCATAAGGTAActactttcttttcttctttcatgACTTTCCTCTTGAAATATGTACTTATTTAGAAAAAGATCTcaagaatacattttcattcttgCCAGATTTCGTTCTGAATTCCCATCCCCCCGGGAGTGAGGACTTCAGGCCTGGAATGAACAGATGCAGTTTTGATAGAGTAGCACAAACTACTATACCCGAACGATGGTTGTCGAGTACACATGGAGACTACTTGGTAGAACGCGCTGGCCTTGTGGACTTGGAGGAGAAGACTTTTAGACTTGAtcttgtatacctggatgactgTAGTCTTTGTTTGGTGAACTTCCAAACAGTGTAGATTTGCTAGAGTGCTCTAATAGACTTAGAATGCACTTGATAGCCAGGTGTTAGACACTTGGAGGATTATGGAGCTGTTAGATTGCTCTTGCAGACTTCAAAGCGTGTACTTGTAGACTACACAGAGTGCTCTGCTGAACCTGGAAGAACTTGAGAGCACTCTTAGACTGGACTATTAGACTTTGAAGATTGTAGACTTGGTAGAGAAGACTTTTCGACATTGAAGATTGTTGACCTCGTACAGTGAACTTGTCGACTTGACAGAGTGGACTTGTACACGTGGACAGTTGTATCTGGTGTAGAGTTGACTGATGGACTTGGTGTGGAAGACTTGTACGATCACAGCCGTGGTAGAGGTGGACGAGGACAACCGGAGCTATGGTTAAGTGGACTTGGCATAGCTGATCTTGAAGATTGAAGACTTGGTTAAGGTTCACTTGTGGCCTTACTGTAATAAACTTGGAATACCTGGTAGTTGACACGTAGACTTGAACTATTGTAGCCCTGGACTTAGACAATTTTAACTCTGGGAAAAAATGGACTTGGCACAGTTGACTTGGAGGATTGTAGTTTTGGTAGAGtgaacttaaatacttggtacAGTGTACTCTAAAACCTTATAGACTAAAGATTGTGGACTTGCACACACTGAAAAATGAAACTCTCCTAAAGTGTCCTTATGGACTTGGTTTAGACGATTCAGAAGATCATAGACTTGGTCAAGTGAACTTGTGGACTCGGAGGACTAGTTTTCTATACTTGAAAGCTAGTTAGACCTCGTAGAGTGGCCTTCCAGACGTGATGGCATCCAAGCAGTCTGTGTTGTCAGGCTTGTCTGCTCTGAAGGATACCGATCCTCCTCTTTACGTCCATCCTCACTACAAGGAGTCCTATCGTCTGGCCATCTACGCCCTGCTATGCGGCGGCAAGGATGCCTACAATGACTTCCTCCAGGCCGAGCAGATCAGCCCCTTCCTGTCGGAGTGGGAAATCCACTTCATCCTGGAGAACGCCGAGGCCCCCCTGGTAGAGGAGGACGAGGGCGGTGTGGAGGGGCGGCGCCCCGGAGGCCTCGGGGTCGGAGGCGAGTTGGGCCCGTCCACCTACTTCCCGGTGGAGTCAGACGAGGAGGTCCCTGACCTGGATCTGGGCTGGCCTGAGGTGGCTCTGGAGGCCCAGGAGACGAGCATCAGTTTACTCTTCCACCCGCCCAGGGCCAACACGCCCACCATCAAGGAGGTGGTCCGCAAGCAGATCCAGGACGCCAAGCAGGTGAGCGCACCGGGTCTTTCTGTGGTTTAGCATCACCGCGACAACAACATTTACATGGTCATGCATAACTGTAACAGTTTCTAAAACGGGGACTTCAACGTTTATTGGCAGTAATTCATGTACAAAAAATAGTTTATGAAACatacatttccactttttacaAGATATATTTATGCAATTACTGTGGAGTAACACCAATATTCAACATTGTAGAGCAGGTCATTAATGTGTGATAAActtatgtaaaatatgtacttcCACTCGTAAAATGTGAACTTCCACATTTTACGATAAGCATGTCTAATAAACAGTATATGAAACGTGTGTATTGACCCAGttcttaaatatatttttaacttaGAAGGATgtgcaataaaatatttattaaatgtgGACATCCATTTTTTGCAGCATATGAGTAGTAAAGAAGTTCATAAAACctgaattttaaattttatagcTTATAAGCTGGTCATTGAGTAATATCATTTATTTTAGGGGTCACCAATTGGGATCTTTGGGCAAGAACAACATGAGGATCCCACGAGCCTGTTCTAAATATCTCTCCTCGCACAGatgaatataatatataatcacTCATAACATAATGAAAGAAAATTTCAGCAAAGTTCTCATTTCAGAAGTATGTTTTAATCATGTAGTCCTTTGTATTATTAAGTAGCCAAGATGTAGTGTTccgtttcaaaaaggttggtgccCTTTCGTTTATTTAAACAAAAGTATGATTTTGATACCACTTATTAGAAGTACGTTTGTGTAACAAACCATTtgataaaattattttccactttttaaaatttttgtaaaCATGGACTTCAGTGTTTGTAGGTCTTACAAGCAAGTAATTAATCGGTAATAAACAGTTATTAAACAtgaacttacattttttttagaattagtAACCATTTCATATGTACTCAAATTAAACAAAGTTCAACCTGTGATAATtatgtgtattattattatgtgtaATAAACAGATTATTAACGTGAAGTTCCAATTTCTTAGCAGTCACGAATATGTAAcatgcgttgttttttttttttttctttttttaatcatccacAGAATAGAAATAAAGGTTTTTCCATGCTCACTCTGTGTCCAGATGGTCGCCATAGCAATGGACGTCTTCACAGATGTAGACATTTTTAAGGAAGTCCTCGGTGCCACGCTGCGGGGGGTGGCGGTCTACATCCTCCTAGACGAGGGCCACTTCAGCAGCTTCCACACCATGTCGCGCAGGGCCGGCGTCAACATCCAAGACCTAAAGGTGCCAATCGCAGCCGGGCTGGTGTTGATCCGTTTcgatttgattgacagctgtcctggcactcacacacacactacatacTGCGTGTGCATCATGTAATGAAAACATGGTAAACGAAGCATTTTTCTCTCTTGAggttttttcaatttcatttgtaCAAATTGAATATTTCCAAACGTATGATAGTGCAAAGAATATTTGAATAATCCTAATTCTAAAATCGCAAATCCACAGCTATGAATTTAACAaattaatgtcacaaaatgctAAGTGAAGATGCAAAAAGGCTGTGAAATGGCAAGTTCTCATTAAAACTGCATATAATGTAATACGTGAAACGTCATTGAGAACCACAGCAAAGCTTTTAAACAAAcataggaggcggggtacaccctgaactggttgccagtcaatcgcagggcacatagagacaaacatgtacaaaaaaattaataaattaataattaataaatttccactttttgcactcacaatcacatctagggtcaatttagagtgtccaattaatgttgcatgtttttgggatgtgggaggaaacccacgcagacacggggagaacatgtaaactcctcGCAGGCGGGTCCTggcttgaacccgggacctcagaactgtgaggccaacgctttctagctgctccaccgtgccgcccaaacaTAAATCAACATTTGTTAAATTGAGCTATGTAATGCTGGTTggagagcatctgcctcagagttctgaagactgtgtggagtttgcatattctctttTCTCAGGGtgctcgggtttcctcccacatccccataacatgcatggtaggttaactgatgactctaaattgcccgtaggtgtgaatatgagtgcggATGGTCGTTTATGTCTACGTGCCCTACGATcagctggcgaccagtgcagggtgtaccccgcctcctgcccgttgacagctgggataggctccggcactctcgcgacccttgtgaggataagcggctcagaaaatggataggtggatgaatgaataatctATGTAAAATTGTTTGAGAATTCACCGTTGTACCAAGACGTCAAACAGAAAAGGGGAAAGTCAAACATATAACGTcttatttacttgctcttattgTGAAATGCGGCCTTACTTGTATTTAGTAAATGAAAGAACACTAAGCAGTTGTAATTACCAGTGCAGAGGTTgtagtgtgtgtattttatgaTCTAATAGTATTATATGAGTGGCATAAAAAAAGATAGTGTCGTTTATTGTGTAAGTTTTGGGAAAAAGTGAGCCTtaaagtgtccacattgaaccAAAATGGCCAATTAATACGGCCAACAGCACCCCTGAAGCTTTATTGTGATCTCCGTTTTGTGGCGCTGTCGGTCATGTGATCACATCTTTTCCAAACCACAACACGACTCATCAGATTTTATAGTCATGTCGTAAAAGAGTGGAACAAATGCTCTGCATTGGTTGTGGCGTGTCCGGATTTTCCTGTCAGGCAGCACGGCAAACGATACAAAATCAGGCAGCACGTTTGGTCTGGGAGGAAACACAGAACTCTGCCAAGGCCCGACAATCTGCACCTTCGTAGAGACGCCGCTTCGcaatgtttacttttttcaaaAGCTGCGAGAATAATAAGCagctatgtatgtatgtaggaAATCGACTACACACGTGATCATAAATTGTCGATAAACCCTAATTCCAATGTAGTTGGGATGTCGTGTAAAACCTTAAGAAAAAgagtacaaatacaaaatgagtgaatatttgccaaaaaaaaaaaaaatcaaagttcaATATTAAATATCTCATCTTTGTAGTGTTTTGATTTGAATATTGGTTCATAATGACTGGCAAATGATTTCCACTGGCAGCCTAAAAGGAACAAACGAAACCTGTTCTTTGTCTTGTTGTCGCCGTCAGAACATTCGCGTGCGGACGGTGCGTGGTCAGCAGTACCGTTGTCAGTCCGGCGTCAAGTTTCACGGTGGTTTGGAGCAGCGATTCATCCTGGTGGACTGCCGCAGCGTTTTGTATGGAACGTACAGGTGAGCAGCACTTTACTCCACGGCGTGAGAACTGACTAAATGCTAACATTCTAAACGTTGCGGTGCAAACATATAGCGACGCAGCAACAGATGAGGGTGGGTAAGGATTTTACTTTGTGCCCTTTTGATCAGATACTGTAAATTGATCAAATGCTACGCTATGCTAACTAAGCATTGGTACACTAACATGGCAAAAGAGGATCCAAAATAGAGAACACACTGAGACTGATTGACGTGAACTTCTCATTTTGGCTTGTTTAAGCTTGTCTTTCGAGAGAATACCTCAAACTTAAACAATTGCTATGCTAACTCGCAGAGTGGAGTAAATCCAAAAGCACATATTGTAGCTCAAACACCAACCCGCTAAGAGTTGCAATGTCAACATACAGCATAATGGAAGCCTCATTGCTAAAAGCGCTAAAGCACATTGAGAAGGGTTTTAAATCTCTGCATTTTGTCTTAAATGGTAATTTGGTAAGAGTTGGTACATTAACATGTAGCTAAATTGTGACTTGAGTACAGAATACACCGGGAGGATTTTACAGTATGCCATTTAGTCATGCACTAGTTCTAATAAGAATTGGTCAACTGGTAACTTGCTAACAGCTATTATGCTAACATATGACTGTCTATGAACCTGAGTAGCGATTGTGTGCAAGCTAGATTGATGACGATTTTACATCTTGCCTTGTGGCGTCGGGTACTCTTTTGGAAAAGAATATCTTAATTGCTGTTATGATAACAGTTGATCTGGCAACTCTTAGAAAGATAGCAGCCTCAGAAAATAGCCAAGCATGGATTCCacagaagaaaaacacaaataggCGAGATTGTCAATTGGCGGGGATTCATTGCGGCTCAAGGAGGTAACCACGGTATTCCCTCCTCCCAGGTACACATGGTCCTTTGAGAAGATCAACGTGAGCATGgtgttggtggtcactggtCAGCTGGTGAGCTCCTATGATGAAGAGTTCCGCCGCCTCTACGCTCGCTCGACCATTCCTGTTCCACTGCAGCAAGAGCGGTCGCGCGTGGAGTACCTAAGAGATGGGACGCTTCTAGGCAGTCCAAACTCCAGTCAACTTTTCCTGCATCAAATTCACGGGAGAGTCCAAGGTACTCGGGGCTTCAGGGGTATGGCTCAGGACGAGCTCTTGGACACGTCCACCGTCATGATGAGAGGACTCAGTGTACAGGACCGCCTGCATCTGTCACACATTCCCGACCACATGACGAGGGGCCACAGTTTTGGTGGCGACCTGCAGAAGTTAAACCCTTTCACTCGATTGAGAATTGGAACCAAAGACATCGGACTGCCTGTTGCTCCAGACAGGACATGTTCTAGCCTGCTGGTACCCAACAGGTTGTCTCACCAGCACATTCGACACCAAAGTCGCTATGGTCCTGACCAGAATTTGATTCCGTTCAACTCTGAAACATCCCTCCACAAGTGGAAGATGGACACTTACCTGAACAGCCAGATTAACTGTGACGGATCATGCGACGCCTTGTCCCCGCTGACCACGCCGTACAGCAGCCGTACGGGCCTGAACGACCCCCAGCTGCAGGGGATCCACAACAGATCTAGGGACATCA from Syngnathoides biaculeatus isolate LvHL_M chromosome 9, ASM1980259v1, whole genome shotgun sequence includes:
- the LOC133505869 gene encoding protein FAM83B-like, yielding MASKQSVLSGLSALKDTDPPLYVHPHYKESYRLAIYALLCGGKDAYNDFLQAEQISPFLSEWEIHFILENAEAPLVEEDEGGVEGRRPGGLGVGGELGPSTYFPVESDEEVPDLDLGWPEVALEAQETSISLLFHPPRANTPTIKEVVRKQIQDAKQMVAIAMDVFTDVDIFKEVLGATLRGVAVYILLDEGHFSSFHTMSRRAGVNIQDLKNIRVRTVRGQQYRCQSGVKFHGGLEQRFILVDCRSVLYGTYRYTWSFEKINVSMVLVVTGQLVSSYDEEFRRLYARSTIPVPLQQERSRVEYLRDGTLLGSPNSSQLFLHQIHGRVQGTRGFRGMAQDELLDTSTVMMRGLSVQDRLHLSHIPDHMTRGHSFGGDLQKLNPFTRLRIGTKDIGLPVAPDRTCSSLLVPNRLSHQHIRHQSRYGPDQNLIPFNSETSLHKWKMDTYLNSQINCDGSCDALSPLTTPYSSRTGLNDPQLQGIHNRSRDIKSRVEEARQKRLSLQEYNNLRQSQESLRSMYQTLDRPMFMSSFRGLDRRQNLAQETSSPEVANHRGFDSNQDNSYHSTSYFDIHTSPEQKMTPAHDSYEHLSRTASASHLEEKLKDPSLKYPGSLQRPRTMESLTEIPEEKEGYMNPVNNTEILKEINRNEDKTSKMESSEKKSEPQEGNKSPPYGEETLPKTSTASEVKNHPRVEVTLQRKNSTRMKSSDEKKTSKKEEKSLQRKASRSSKRKQNPQSSRENLQEQEKAVYESQQGKAYSRYESLLRSSVPLDKAKRGDRGHTLGNVAHQTQGGTDNKLGRFMQRVGNLIGKNK